From Quercus lobata isolate SW786 chromosome 11, ValleyOak3.0 Primary Assembly, whole genome shotgun sequence:
ttaccGACAACAATCACGGTTTCATTGTTTAGTAGCGCTTCTCTTACTCACTTTCATTACAAAACGTCAAAACCTTGCCTGCTTAAGTCAAAGAAAAATTACCAGCGAGGGCCACAAGATCTAAAGTATTGAGACCCAAAGCAGAAAACTTTTGCTTTTGCATATCGACTGAGTCAGTGAATGCTGGCAAATTGGCAGTATCAGATGCCAATGAAACCCTCCCGTCTCTGCGTCCTAAGGGAACAACCCAACTTGGTCCATTTGTCTGCATCATAAGTCCCAAAGGAGGATTAATTATTAACAAAACTTTTCAAAGAACAGAGAACAAACACTACACCGAAATACAAATGCATACATTGTtctattttaataaagttttccTTCAAATCAGTCTGAAAGACTTTCCTTTTACCGATTAACATGGTCATTCATAAAACCATTTACGTGTAtcatttaaacaagtcacataaTCTATTAAATAATCATGTAACAAAATGTACACATAAATGATTTTATCATTTACCAATTGGCTAGAAGAATTTACTTTTATACTAGTTTGGAATTTAACTTTTTCCATGTGATAACTACCAGAACAACAGAATCACGGGCAGCAAGGGCAAGAATATCAGCACAAGAGACAATGCCAGGGCATGCAGCTTCAAGTTGTGTCTTGGCATCATCAATAACTTCATATCCTCTCAGTGATAGGTTAGGAACAGCTGTTCTTTCAGTGTTAGACCCTGAAATAAGGATAGAAGCATCACAACCCTGCACAAAACAGTCATGAAAAAGCATCCTCAACAATCCAGGAGCCACAGTGGGATCAGAACGGAAATGAGATTGAACTGTTGAACGAACAATTGATTCAACTAGAGGACACGAAGCGGAATAAAATCCAACTATTGTGCATTGGCCATGCACCAAGGCAAGCAAGAGAAACGTAAACGAAATCCATATATGGCTGGAATGTCGACTCGCCATTGTGACTAAAGAACAATGACagcaagagaaagaaaatcaaactaCTAAATAACTACTACTAGTCAGTTCAATTCTTAATAGAAGTATTTTGAATTGTTAAAGAAATAGCTTGTAAGCCAGAGTTATATATAGGCAAGAGTGAAGTCAAATTTTTGTAACAAGTAAACAAAAACGGCtattcaaattgaaatgattCCAAAAAATTAGATAATGTATGGCCCGGATTGTAGCTGGCTTCAAGAGTTTGTCCCCCAATCATTTCCATAGTTTGCATGGCTGTCTTCACGTAATAGTGTTTCAACTTTCACGTGAACACGAGGCAGAGTTCTTTGTCTTAAAATTACTTAACCATATCCATTTATAATTTAACCCCACCTACATTGTTGAAAAAGTGATCGGACAAGTTACTGTATAGGTTGTTTCCGAGAATGAATGAAGGAAAGAGATACCaagcttatcaaaaaaaaaaaagactcagtTTTTGTATTGCACGTTTTAAACGCTAGacttttaaatgaaatattttaaaccctacactttcttttttgagaaaataaaccCTATACTTTCATAAATAGTAAGTGTTCATCTCCTGACCGTggaatcattttttttgtttttcttttttttttctttgggtacATTTATGAAAGTTTGGGGTTTAAAGTGTCCAATTTAAAAGTACAGAGTTTAATTTGTTGCTATGATAAAtctgttcctttttttttttttttttttttttttttttttttttttttttttttttttttttttttttttgcagtttccCCTAAATTTTAGTATACAAGATAAATATTAGCCAGAAATTATGGCCttgtttggatttatttttttcatcactcatcgaTCACTCATCACTCACATCACTTAAAATATCCTACccgtttggtttttgttttcacttcCCATCACTTAAATATTTCTACTGTTTTTGGGACCCACTGTCGGAGCACCATGTCAGTGAGTATAGTTAGCCTACCCACCTCTTTCAactcttttcatttcattttcttctcctttagTCACCATTGCCCTGTCACTCTcccaacacaaacccaaacccaggTAAGATAGAAGACGATCGGTGTAGCAGCGGCGCTGATCGGTGTAGCAGCGGTGCCGATCTCCCACCTTCGACGTGTAGCGGCGTTGATCGGCACCAATCTCCCACCTTCTTAACCCAGCGCCGATCTCCACGTTTTATTGGTGTTGATTTTTGAAAACCCCAAGGCTTGATTTTTGTGGGTATTGTTTTGTTTGTACTCTATTTTTTCTGTTGTTGTTCATGCCCCTTTCTTTGTCTCTGTTGCTTGCACtttattgcctttttttttttttttttatggtgctTGTGGTTACCTCTATTGGTGCTTGGCTGAAGAGAaagcacacaaaaacaagattaaGGAGAGAAaagtttgtgggtttgtgtttctgtGTTAGTGTGTATGATCTAACTCatgtgtttatgggtttgattttctgggtttgagaAATCGGTACCCATGtgtttccctttcttttttcttttctttttttttgatagagtatatttggtgtttttgtgaagaagaaaagaaagaaaaagaatgaagaagaagaaaaaaaatggccGTTGGAGTGAgtctgtgaagaagaaagaaagaaagaaagaataagaaagaaagaaagaagaagaaaaaggtgcGCCTGACATGACTTGTCTCTAGCCGTGGGTCCTATGAACGTGTGTTTAATTATTAAATGCCATTGAAAactgagttatggaaactaaaaacacctaaaatgtgttttcagtttccataactcataactcaaaaatcaaaaaattgagtgatgaaacaaaaactgaaaacaactgaaaacaaaatccaaacaagcTTTTCTGCATGGGTctcaccatttttgagttatgagttatggaaacaaagttataagttatggaaactcaaaatccaaacaccccctatGTAACTCATCTGGTTTTCAATGAAGTCGTCAAGATTTAAATTCCTCATTCCCTAAATatcgaatatatatatatatgagatgagtTCAAGCTACACTTGGTATAACTTGACAAGAGTTACACCTTTTTCTAACCATAGAATACCATTAGATCTAATGGTTAATAACATTCTATGCCTTGTAATTAATATTCTAAATATTGCATTAATGAGTTACCAAAAAtcaccattttattttattctttaaaattaaatgttttcTCTCTCCAATTCCAAAGCACACACattctctctctaatctcaTCTCCTTCTCCATGGCTTCACCCTTTCCACCACAAGACACATgacatctcatatatatatatatctatgataataaagaaaagaaattaagcAAGAGCCAAATCACTCCATTTGTATTGTGTTTAAAGGACAACCAAGTTTTTCTCCCTCTCCccctcctttttatttttttattattttattattttgcttgGGCCCCTATGACTGTGGATCTAGCAAATTTCTACCAGGGATGTGAACATGAAATCTTAACCTTCCACCACTTATGACATTAAAACCCCAATTTTTGAATTGGAACATGATTGGTAGTTTGGTACAAACTCTAACATACGTTATGAGATTTTAATGAAAGCTTCCGTAGTTCCACCACAACATTGGATATCAACAATTCTTATCAAATTAAGTGTTTATTTTAAAGGATTTGGAGGTAAGAACATTTAAGAGAAAAGTTGTCAATTTGATGGCTTACAAACTCAGAAATTGCAATACCCATATCATtagcacttttttttctttctttttaccgGAATTTCTGTCATCCCAATGATTGAAGTGCAAAACACCGAAACATACTATGCAAACTTCAAATACTGCCTCAACATTTGATTTCTCATAATTGAATAAACTGCTTAATTTTTAAGAAAGCCTATAACAGCTATTCGTAGATGAAGATATGAGATTCATGTATCTGTTGTGGAAAGGATTAAGGAGTGAAGCCATGGGAGAAGGAGAtgaatttagagagagaagatgtGTGCTTGGTGATTAGAGAGAGGAtgcatttaattttaaagaataagaaataaatagaaggaaggcttttttttttttttttgagagagagataaaaggaAGATTTTTGGTA
This genomic window contains:
- the LOC115969382 gene encoding cationic peroxidase 2-like; translation: MASRHSSHIWISFTFLLLALVHGQCTIVGFYSASCPLVESIVRSTVQSHFRSDPTVAPGLLRMLFHDCFVQGCDASILISGSNTERTAVPNLSLRGYEVIDDAKTQLEAACPGIVSCADILALAARDSVVLTNGPSWVVPLGRRDGRVSLASDTANLPAFTDSVDMQKQKFSALGLNTLDLVALAGGHTIGTSACQSFKYRTYNFTKVGNGAMDPAFDPSFLPQLRALCPQNGDDSKRVALDTGSPNRFDTSYFTNLRNGRGILESDQMLWADTSTKTIVHHFSMGRSFNLAFVKSMIKMSNIGVKIGNAGEIRKICSKIN